cctattagtttggtaaaaattttaaaatttatgaaaaatttattttattattcaaaggatcACATCTTGTGTACCAACAAGTTTGAATATAGTtacaaaatcaacccttattactttcactaggtagctgccttcaagaaaaatagacaaataaatgtggcataataaacaaataagtgaagagctacctattcgttttcaaaaaaaaaattaaaatttattaaacaatttatttttattattcaaagggatgcacttcttatgtatgacaagtttgaatataagtttcaaaaatatccCCTTATTACTTAAgaagttacaaaaatgaagtcgtattactttcactaggtggcttgtcttgaagaaaaaaaaataggcaaataagtgggggcataataaaataataagtagagagcagcgtattagttttcgtacaaagtgttaaagtacactcatcaaatttttatttattatccaaagggtgcacttcttaagtaccacaagtttgattataagttacaaaaatcaactcttattactttcactaggtggctgccttaaagaaaaaataggcaaataagagTGGagctaataaaataataagtagagagctTCGTATTTCgtgcaaagttttaaaatatactcatcaaatttttatttattatccaaagggtgcacttcttaagtaccagaattttgattataagttacaaaaatcaactcttattactttcactaaagaaaaaaataggcaaataagtgagaCATAATAAACAGATAAGTGCatagctacgtattagttttcgtaaaaaagttttaaaatttattaaacaattttttttattatccaaagggatgcacttcttatgtaccacaagtttgattataagttaccaaaatcaacccttattactttcactgaGTGGCTGggttgaagaaaaatatagacaaataagtggggtataataaataaataagtggaaagctacctattagttttggtaaaaaattttaaaatttattaaacaatttaattttattattcaaagggattcacatCTTATGTACCActagtttgaatataagttacaaaaatcaacccttattactttcactaggtagctgccttaagaaaaaaaatagacaaataaatggggcataataaacaaataagtgaagaactacctattagttttcataaaaaaaatttaaaatttattaaacagtttatttttattattcaaagggatgcacttcttatgtatgactagagatggcaaataaacccgtctcTGTGGGTATTGCCTGAattcgtccccgttttgacgggaaatccccgcattgactgggtatgggtatgggtatggagaatccccgactttttcagttggttatggggatgggtatggggatgtacatatacctgccataatactcgtccccgccatatctccattctcgtttaattattaaaatattcacaattaatcaagtaaccctatatatatatatatatatatatatattctatttttatttttttaattatttcatttgtcatgaaactcattctcatctccaatatattttttatcttatcataacctttatgtaattatgttaaaatgatgtatgttaataaaaaaaaatttgcctcacatttgaatatttatattattttttaatattttttatattataattttcctttcacatgagaatgtttatactctcaatttaaggtaatataaaaaaattctttacttatttattattattattattatttttgtttaatttgaaaaactcttttgtttcattaaaataattttcgttatttttcaaccattaagtatatatgttgatatttgaaaagttttcttagttctctaaagatattttttcgtcttatcataccttagttatacatttgatttcctttgtgtgatttttgttcgatagtctctcaaattatttctaaaaacacacatttgttagttttttaatatttttatttattgttttattttcatcatgtagaatatatttcgatatattctatctaattatttttattttaaactcattattaatcataatgtaatttttcactttaaattctgtttgaagtggttaaaattatatatatatatatatataatgtatttaggaataatatatgataattcactacaagaaaaacatgaaatggtgactgatttagttaGTAACCCATattagtcactatttttcgtcattggtggtagtagttgatttattgtctaaatcaatgactaaattagtgaccgattcaatgatcgaatcggtacttgatttagtgaccaattcaattactattttatttgtaatttaatgacaaattttttggtcactaatgatatttctatttatttttaaccacttcaaacataatttaataattagttctctaagatttttttcattttatcataccttaattatacatttgatttcctttgtgcgatttctttcgatagtctctcaattatttctaaaacacacatttgttagttttttaatatttttatttattgtttattttcatcatgtagataatattttgatatattctatctaattatttgttattttataactcactattaatcatactgtaatttttttcactttaattgtataaataacttttatttactacaatataaaaatttaatgaaatttctatgaatatttttttgtcactatccaacgtatattgaaattcaaaagatacaaaatctatgtcaaaattttattattatgtttattatttgttctttgtgtcattttgatcaagtgatgtattataacttttattaatgtataaaagagattcattataatttaaaaaattgaagtaaacaaacatttaaaatatattttaatttgaatatttgttttccttttattatttgttctttgtgtcattttgatcaagtgatgtattataacttttattagtgtataaaaagagattcattataatttaaaaaattgaagtaaacaaacatttaaaatatattttaatttgaatatttgttttccttttattatttgttctttgtgtcattttgatcaagtgatatattataacttttattagtgtataaaaaaaagattcattagaatttaaaaaattgaagtaaacaaacatttaaaatatattttaatttgaatatttgttttccttttatatttttttgaaatattttttaattttatcaactaagttcatcaatgttgtagtttgcaaatttaataaatgttttggttcatatgaaattttatttgatattctaatataaaatgtaaacaattctattttattttaaggtatttggcatcgaagaaaatcctcctaatattgaatatttcataatattatgtttcctttaccgtaattttttttcttttataaaaattaatattgaagtagttacaacacgggtacgggtatgggtacgagattatacccgttacccggtggggatgggaaaaaagtttgatacccgttgggtttgggtatggggatgaattttttatgcgaggatgggtatgggatagcgcaacccgtccccgccccgttgtcatccctatgtatgacaagtttgaatataagtttcaaaaatatccccttattactttcactaggtgggtGCCTTGAAGAaataataggcaaataagtggggcataataaaataataagtggagagctacgtattagttttcgtacaatgtgttaaaatatactcatcaattcttatttattatccaaagggtgcactacttaacactacaaaaaaaagcTAAATTATGGAggttttaatttcgtttaacGGGGGTTTTTACCCtccacaaaatattttgcagaaGTTTTTCAAACCTCCACAGATAGGTTTCCCACAAGTTATTTGTGGAGGTTTTCTACAACCCCTGGTACCAAGTTTATATTGTGGAAGTTTTTTAATGGAGGGTTATAACCTCTCCTATTcatgactattattttgtggaggttttaaaacctcctttatttccataaacctatttgattccaaactcctatttttcattttttttgtgggGGTTAATACCCTCCTCAATTTGAGGATTATAAAACTTATTtcgtttgtattatttaatttgtggatttattactgtatttttctagcattattcaaatctcataaaaaaacaatattttgtttgtaattagaaTTTCCTACTATACTTGAGAATGTATGTCACCATTTGaggtacttatatttttatatcaacaatattttttttgtaaacttcaatcaaatacttcaacccaaagtgctcaaatatatatcattagaacttttgattctcaaaatcaacatattaacataaaagcaatttaaattgaaacaattacaacttaatccatacttactcaaagttcataatacactaaaatagtttcatcctaaaaaacatcatcaacaccCTAAATGTTGCTACCACCAGATGATCCTCTTGTACCCATAGAAGACTCAGGCTCATTTGCATCACTggattaataaaaatgaaaaatttcaaatttcacattAAACAATCCCATATAACTAAAGAATCACTACAAAATCAAATCAAGAATTTGAAGTACCTGGGAAGAAATTCAGTAACAATTGAAAGATTTGGAGGTCTGAGTTACTGCTCCCATGAAGAGAACAACATTTGGATGCCTCaatcttttcattattttgaccTATTGAAATTAACATCATAAGCTTTCTGgaatttaatttatagaataGATGTTGGCATTCAAAGTAAAAATGTACATTAACTTGATGAAAATCACATAAAGTAGCTCTAATCACAGTAAATCCGAAGCCTAGTACTTTAAGAGCTATAttctttgaaaaattaaattcattgccaacaataaataataacaaacctGAAGGATTTTGTTTCTGTGTAGGGGGTGGTGAAATCGGAATGGCTTGCACCAAGAAACGATTATCGCTAAAACTGTAAAAATGGATTAACGGggttaataaaattatgatgtaAGGTTTATCATGCCACTCGAACAATAGTATGAAAATGAGACTTTCTAGATACTCTaagattttactttttcttgTTTGTTAAATCATGTTAGAGAGAAACCTTTTGTAACATATAGGCTACTACACTCATAATATTGTAAAAGActcttctctgtttttttttctctggttTTACaacctttaatattttttctgattttataACAAATGGCTATTGGCAAGTGTTGGAGTGTGGTTCTCCAATGAGCTCTCATCAGAACAAAATTCTTATTTGTACCAACCTGATGGGAGTAAAACTTGAAAATGAACCATTGGCTGGGAAATTCCCTGTTAAGTTGTTGGACGATAAGTCACTAGATTCAACAATGATCATGGTGTCAGGTTATAGACAAAATAACACATCACCAGCATAGCAATGTATCTAGACATTTAGACATAGGAGTTAAAATCACAGAACTATCAGTGTATCAATGGTGGTCAAACCCATAGGAATCTTTCCTGACAAGCTATTTTTGTTGAGGCGCCTAGTTCAGGGAGCAGAGCCATTTGGTTAGCAGATAATAAACTATTGAACACAAACAATGATTAAGTAGCAACTGCAGTGAGCGTGTGCCATAATGTTATGAAtgctaaaaaagaaataaaaatgaaatttcattgcATAAGTTTTGTTGAATAAGATATGAGAAAAGGAAAGCATTTCATACAGGGATTCTAGTTTTTTAAGATTGGCTAATTCTTCTGGAATTTGACCAGTAATGTTGTTCGAGTAAAGATCCAAACTCAGCAAGTTTGTCAAATTTCCAAGCACATTTGGGATCTCCCCAGTTATGTTATTGTTATAAAGTTCCCAGTCAGGTCAAAGGAAAATATTTAGATTTTGGCAGAGTAACGAGTCCAGTGAATAACAAAAAATGGCATTACAGGTAGTGCTCTGAGAGACACAGTTACCGCATTTACTTTTAGAATAGTTTTTCCTAATAATACTAGTTTCAACCAACAATCAAGAATTACAAGAAATAGTTGATGAAatgtcaataaaaataaaaaattagtgtcATGCAAAATCTGTTCAGCAAAGGAGGCATAACTTACAGATATTCCAAATTTGGGAGCTGGCCAAGCTCTGGAACAAGTTGACCCGAAAGGTTTGCATTTCCAAGATACCTGGCCAAGCAACTTTTTTCACTTTATGCAAAATCTTTCATAAAACCACAAGTAAAAATAGCATATATCTTACAAATGGGTGACGCTTTTTTCATCGTTGCAAATAATATGAAACCATGTGCAAGGAGTTAAAATATTAGGATTCCAATTATCAAGAGCACCAGTAGGATCTATCATATTCTTCTTGAATGCAGTAAGGGCATCACCTGTGTCATAGAAGTAATATTTGAGTGCCATTACAAATGTACTGAATATATTAAATTGACAGGGGTAAAAAATCAAACAGGTATTGTGCTGCTTTTAATGAAATTGTGTGAAATAAAGAAGTAAAACATGAAACCCATGGTCATCATCAATAACTCCCAAGCATAACACCGAAACATTTTCAGTTTAGAACCTACAAACAGCCCAAGCTAATCATACATGTCCTCTAAATTGGTTTCAATTTATCCTCTAATTTTTGCGTTCTATTTAATTTCATAGTTTGTGTTTTCATATTGCATACTCTGTTATGCGGAACTTCTGAACCAATTCCAATAATGAACAAAGCCTAATACTAGTTTTATGACTCATTCAAACATATGAACCAAAACAACAGAGCTAAAAAGTCAACAACTCATAAAAGAACAGAAACAGGAAAACcagtaaaaacaattaattgaaGCACCAAATAAGTACAAAACGTCACCTTCTGCATTCCCAGAAACCCTGAGCACCAAGTGAAACACCAAATTGTCCAAAACAGAATATAGAAGCATATTAAAGATGGAACTCGCTCCTTGTAATTCATCCTCTTCAATCATGTACATGCACATGCACATTAATATGAATATTCCTCTCAAGTTCATAAGGAGATAGACCTCATTGACCATAAGATATTCATTGCATAAGCAGTCAACTTAGAGTTGTACCTATCACAACTTAGAAACAACAATAATTAGCCTACGATTGTCCCCACCACCATGGCCTCTGCACACTTTAGCTTCTTATCATTCATACACTTACTCAACCCCAAGTCTTGCTTTTTGCATTTTCCACGTTTAGCTTTCTGCTTTTCTTTggcttaataattttttaatctcttCAACTActtatgttgttttattttccttatttctttttgtttgggGATCACTTTTTCGGGATTGTTCCATAATAACAGTTTGCTAACTAGATAATAGTagcaaaattaaataaataaagggaGAGAGGGAGAAAGTTTACCTACCCTCCTCCAATATAACCAAATTTAGAGTATGTTCGGATTCAACAATAGAGTAGTGAACTTGGAATCAAAATTGATAATCAAGTATTATTTAATAAGCTTAATGTATTTTCCATTATTAAGCTTCTAATCAGTGTTGCGTTAAGCTTCTAATGTATTTTCACatttgaataaatttgaaaatctaTATGTAAACATAGCggaaattaaattgaaccaaTACTCATTTTAAAGCAAAAGCTAAAATCCATGCTAATTGAAGTATactataattttcaaattagaCTAGAAAAGTAAATAGTTTGGTagtcttaaaaaatatttgaagccTTATTATATGCGGTTAAGAAGGTGAAGCACACAAAAAACCAATGAAGCAACTGAAAAATAAACCACTATATCTCACTGAAAATTAGCTTAGATGCTGAAACAAATTTGTAAAGTATATCATCTTGCAAAACATAAAGGAACTTCAGAAGTGGAATGAAGCAACTGGCTTCTTCATCAAAACTATGTTGGCTCTCAATATTTCATTGCTGGAATGTTAGCATTAGAGGATCAAAGCAACTAATAGCATTAGAGAGATATTTAGTTTTGCTATTTGATGGAGCCAAATTAACTATATCAAGTGACAACAATGGTATTAACTGCAACCAAAGAGATTATAGTTAGCCTCTGGTTCTTTCTACAATAATCTGAAACTTTTCATGTATTCCAGCAAAATAACTAACCTCACTTAAGAAGAAATAAGAGGTTATTATGGTTCAATAGTAGAGCATAGTGGCCAGAGTGGTTTTCCCCGATCCTCCCACACCGGTCAAAACCATTACGGACAAACCTTCGCTCAAAACATTCGTTTTCAACTTCTTCAATGGTTCATCCAACCCAACAGTGAATTCTGGCTTTTCAGGAATTCCAAATGGACGCTTCATTTGTTATGCTGTCTCTTCCATGAATAACCAACTTTTCGAGTCCTTTCTGAAAACAACAAGGACCAAGTTGTAAGAATTAAGGAGAGAAACT
This is a stretch of genomic DNA from Vigna unguiculata cultivar IT97K-499-35 unplaced genomic scaffold, ASM411807v1 contig_674, whole genome shotgun sequence. It encodes these proteins:
- the LOC114172671 gene encoding BRASSINOSTEROID INSENSITIVE 1-associated receptor kinase 1-like yields the protein MIDPTGALDNWNPNILTPCTWFHIICNDEKSVTHLYLGNANLSGQLVPELGQLPNLEYLELYNNNITGEIPNVLGNLTNLLSLDLYSNNITGQIPEELANLKKLESLRLNKNSLSGKIPMGLTTIDTLIVLDLSSNNLTGNFPANGSFSSFTPISFSDNRFLVQAIPISPPPTQKQNPSGQNNEKIEASKCCSLHGSSNSDLQIFQLLLNFFPVMQMSLSLLWVQEDHLVVATFRVLMMFFRMKLF